One Flavobacteriales bacterium genomic window, CCGCCACCTGATCCAGCTCTGCGCCAAGGTCCGCTTCCTCGAGATCATCCACGACTTCCTGGTCTTCGACGCCGGTGTCAAGAAGGTCTGCCGCCACAACCAGTACTTCGGCGTGCGCGCCGCGCAGGGGCGTATCCGCGAGCGTGAGGGCGGCATCATCTGGCACACCCAGGGCAGCGGCAAGAGCCTGACCATGGTCTGGCTGGCCAAGTGGCTGCGCGAGCACAACCCCGACGCCCGCCTCCTGATCATCACCGACCGCTCCGAGCTGGACGAACAGATCGAGAAGGTCTTCCTCGGCGTGGACGAGGCCATCTACCGCACCACCAGCGGCCAGGACCTGATCAACCGCCTCAACGCCACCACGCCTTGGCTGATCTGCTCCCTGATCCACAAGTTCCCCGGCAAGGACGAGGCCGACGTCGCCGGCTTCATGGACGAGGTGCGCCGCAGCCTGCCCCCCGGCTTCCAGGCCAAGGGCGACCTCTAC contains:
- a CDS encoding DEAD/DEAH box helicase family protein, which gives rise to PDVVLYVNGIALAVLELKRSTVSVSEGIRQNLDNQKRTFIRPFFATVQLIMAGNDTEGLRYAVVETPEKYYLTWKEEGDDGSIANLLDRHLIQLCAKVRFLEIIHDFLVFDAGVKKVCRHNQYFGVRAAQGRIREREGGIIWHTQGSGKSLTMVWLAKWLREHNPDARLLIITDRSELDEQIEKVFLGVDEAIYRTTSGQDLINRLNATTPWLICSLIHKFPGKDEADVAGFMDEVRRSLPPGFQAKGDLY